The following coding sequences are from one Devosia neptuniae window:
- a CDS encoding DUF3422 domain-containing protein, with amino-acid sequence MQTQLTDHPYRTAIMDEVHARPVEIIEAECRIRRLVFVMPSEAGAMMRVFHRFEQFCRDAGVAVPGPSSRQHGFDRDNRHITWEFHTEFVTITWRSALKDKQNYPDGIGLAAIEDGLLIGATRIDVIADKTVPEALLPAFSLPSLCVADVESGKAQVATDFVPDADKFTRFEFAAGGLSVLRRSIIIRRLLEVETYRTMALLALPLAREVSPSLRATEIELTALMESLSEATTSETVQTALTALDALSVRSGQLSERLGYRFAACHAYGDILRTRLAGLRESSTAFGSSLTHYIGNRVDPGLATCAAMEKRLSVLSSKIERAISLLNVRIGVDMQQQNNAVLDNIAQTARSQFYLQRTVEGLSTIAISYYLLGILSYMLAGPLEEFHFNKVMTLSIAAPFVVLAVWLMARSVRKAHTVK; translated from the coding sequence GTGCAGACACAGCTGACCGACCACCCGTATCGCACTGCCATCATGGACGAGGTGCATGCGCGCCCCGTCGAGATTATCGAAGCGGAATGCCGCATTCGCCGGCTGGTCTTTGTCATGCCGTCCGAAGCCGGCGCCATGATGCGCGTATTTCACCGCTTCGAGCAATTCTGCCGCGATGCTGGTGTCGCCGTGCCCGGCCCATCGAGCCGCCAGCATGGTTTTGACCGCGACAACCGGCACATTACCTGGGAATTCCACACCGAATTCGTCACCATCACCTGGCGCAGTGCCCTCAAGGACAAGCAGAACTATCCCGACGGCATTGGCCTAGCTGCCATCGAGGATGGCCTACTGATCGGCGCCACCCGCATTGACGTCATTGCCGACAAGACCGTGCCCGAAGCCCTGCTGCCCGCCTTCTCGCTGCCAAGCCTGTGCGTCGCCGACGTTGAAAGCGGCAAGGCGCAGGTCGCGACCGATTTCGTGCCCGATGCCGACAAGTTCACCCGCTTCGAATTTGCCGCCGGTGGCCTTTCGGTCCTGCGCCGCTCGATCATCATCCGGCGCCTATTGGAAGTGGAAACCTACCGCACCATGGCCCTGCTCGCTCTGCCGCTGGCCCGCGAAGTCTCCCCCAGCCTGCGCGCCACCGAGATCGAGCTGACCGCTTTGATGGAGAGCCTCTCGGAAGCCACGACGTCCGAGACCGTGCAGACCGCGCTCACCGCGCTCGACGCCCTTTCGGTCCGCTCGGGCCAACTCTCCGAGCGGCTGGGCTATCGCTTTGCCGCCTGCCACGCCTATGGCGATATCCTGCGCACGCGCCTCGCCGGCCTGCGCGAAAGCTCGACTGCTTTCGGCTCCAGCCTCACTCACTATATCGGCAATCGGGTCGATCCGGGCCTTGCCACCTGCGCCGCCATGGAAAAGCGGCTTTCCGTCCTCTCTAGCAAGATCGAGCGCGCCATCAGCCTGCTCAATGTCCGCATCGGCGTGGACATGCAGCAGCAGAACAACGCCGTGCTCGACAATATCGCCCAGACCGCCCGCAGCCAGTTCTACCTGCAGCGCACGGTGGAAGGCCTGTCCACCATCGCCATCAGCTATTACCTGCTCGGCATTTTGAGCTATATGCTGGCCGGCCCCCTGGAAGAGTTCCACTTCAACAAAGTCATGACCCTCTCCATCGCCGCCCCCTTCGTAGTCCTCGCCGTCTGGCTCATGGCCCGCAGCGTGCGGAAAGCCCACACCGTTAAGTGA
- the rhaM gene encoding L-rhamnose mutarotase → MIVDGGYEKHAFKMLLNPGKAAEYKKRHDEIFPELVELLHEAGVKDYSIHLDEETNVLFGVLWRRVDHTMGDLPGTEVMKRWWAHMADVMATNEQNEPLSTDLVPMFWMK, encoded by the coding sequence ATGATCGTGGATGGCGGCTACGAAAAGCATGCGTTCAAGATGCTTCTGAATCCCGGCAAGGCGGCGGAATACAAAAAGCGCCATGACGAGATTTTCCCCGAACTGGTCGAGCTGCTGCACGAGGCGGGGGTGAAGGACTATTCGATCCATCTGGACGAAGAGACCAATGTCCTGTTCGGCGTGCTGTGGCGGCGGGTGGACCATACGATGGGTGATCTACCGGGCACTGAGGTGATGAAGCGCTGGTGGGCGCATATGGCCGATGTGATGGCGACCAATGAGCAGAATGAGCCGCTGTCCACCGATCTCGTGCCGATGTTTTGGATGAAGTAG
- a CDS encoding ABC transporter permease, with product MSDVTTGRQLPNRLDNPLKSTLLSWESLLVLVAVAIFIFNSNASPYFLNEWSLSDLTFNFTEKALIALAMALLIISGEIDLSVAAIIALASTMMGLALQYGADTPVLVAVGVGVGLLCGAFNGFLVTGLKLPSIVVTIGTMSLFRGISYIILGDKSFGNYPASFGWFGQGYVWWVISFELVLFLVFAVIYFVLLHRTNFGRRVFAIGNNDVAAQFSGVRVDRIKFILFCLTGLMSGIASVLLTARLGSTRPSIAEGFELEAITMVVLGGVSILGGAGSIVGVVLAALIMGLVTFGLGLLNVPGIVMSIFIGGLLITVIALPILFRMWRQRA from the coding sequence ATGTCTGACGTAACAACCGGGCGCCAGCTGCCCAATCGGCTCGATAATCCCCTGAAGTCGACACTGTTGAGCTGGGAGAGCCTGCTGGTTCTCGTGGCGGTGGCGATCTTCATCTTCAATTCCAACGCCTCGCCCTATTTCCTCAATGAGTGGAGCCTGAGCGATCTCACCTTCAACTTCACCGAGAAGGCGCTGATCGCGCTGGCTATGGCGCTGTTGATCATCTCGGGCGAGATCGATCTGTCGGTCGCGGCGATCATCGCGCTGGCCTCCACCATGATGGGGCTGGCGCTGCAATATGGCGCCGATACGCCGGTGCTGGTGGCGGTCGGTGTGGGCGTGGGGCTGCTGTGCGGGGCGTTTAACGGCTTTCTGGTGACAGGGCTGAAACTGCCCTCCATTGTGGTCACCATCGGCACGATGAGCCTGTTCCGCGGCATTTCCTACATCATCCTGGGCGACAAGAGCTTTGGCAATTATCCGGCCAGCTTTGGCTGGTTCGGGCAGGGCTATGTGTGGTGGGTGATCTCGTTCGAGCTGGTGCTGTTCCTGGTGTTTGCGGTGATCTATTTCGTGTTGCTGCACCGCACCAATTTCGGCCGGCGGGTATTTGCCATCGGCAATAATGATGTCGCGGCGCAATTCTCCGGCGTGCGGGTCGATCGCATCAAGTTCATCCTGTTTTGCCTGACGGGGCTGATGAGCGGCATCGCTTCCGTGCTGCTGACGGCACGGCTGGGCTCGACAAGGCCATCCATTGCCGAGGGCTTCGAGCTTGAGGCCATTACCATGGTGGTGCTGGGCGGGGTGTCGATCCTGGGCGGGGCGGGCTCGATTGTCGGCGTCGTGCTGGCGGCGCTGATCATGGGGCTGGTGACCTTCGGGCTGGGGCTGCTCAATGTGCCGGGTATCGTCATGTCGATCTTTATCGGCGGGCTGCTGATCACGGTGATCGCGCTGCCCATCCTGTTCAGAATGTGGAGGCAGCGCGCATGA
- a CDS encoding ABC transporter permease, translating into MKSLAKHREIWLGLAIIAVIILVTLRFPRFSQPGNLLTIFNDTSILMMLALGQMAMILTRSIDLSMAANLALTGMIAAMLNAAYPAIPIPLIMALCVVIGGLLGAFNGVLVWKLNIPPIVVTLGTLTIFRGLVFVISGGAWVNAAQMSPDFIQLQRAVVLGLPVLSWIAIVVAILFFLLMTRTPLGRALYAIGVNPTASVYAGINVGLTKFMAFVLAGAVSGLCGYLWISRYVIASVEVASGYELTIVAACVIGGISIAGGIGTVAGALLGALFLGVINNALPVINISPFWQMAISGTAILLAVILNARGERRKGRVILKSAEAAHV; encoded by the coding sequence ATGAAGTCGCTCGCCAAACATCGTGAAATCTGGCTGGGCCTGGCCATTATCGCCGTCATCATTCTGGTGACGCTGCGCTTCCCGCGCTTTTCCCAGCCGGGCAATCTGCTGACCATTTTCAACGACACATCGATCCTGATGATGCTGGCTTTGGGGCAGATGGCGATGATCCTGACCCGCTCGATCGATCTCAGCATGGCGGCCAATCTGGCGCTGACCGGGATGATCGCGGCCATGCTCAACGCCGCCTATCCCGCCATTCCCATTCCGCTGATCATGGCGCTGTGCGTGGTGATCGGGGGGCTTTTGGGCGCGTTCAATGGCGTGCTGGTGTGGAAGCTCAATATTCCGCCCATCGTCGTGACGCTGGGCACGCTCACCATTTTCCGTGGGCTGGTGTTCGTCATTTCGGGCGGCGCCTGGGTCAATGCAGCGCAGATGAGCCCGGACTTTATTCAGCTGCAGCGCGCCGTGGTGCTGGGGCTGCCGGTATTGAGCTGGATCGCCATTGTGGTCGCGATCCTGTTTTTCCTGCTGATGACGCGCACGCCTTTGGGGCGGGCGCTCTATGCCATCGGGGTCAATCCGACGGCCTCGGTCTATGCCGGCATCAATGTCGGGCTGACCAAGTTCATGGCCTTCGTGCTGGCGGGGGCTGTCTCTGGGCTGTGCGGTTATCTCTGGATTTCGCGCTATGTGATCGCCTCGGTGGAAGTGGCGAGCGGGTATGAGCTGACCATTGTGGCGGCCTGCGTGATCGGGGGCATCTCGATTGCTGGTGGCATCGGCACGGTGGCCGGGGCGCTGCTGGGGGCGCTGTTCCTGGGCGTGATCAACAATGCGCTGCCGGTGATCAATATTTCCCCGTTCTGGCAGATGGCCATTTCCGGCACGGCGATCCTGTTGGCGGTGATCCTCAATGCGCGGGGCGAACGGCGCAAGGGCCGGGTGATTTTGAAATCGGCGGAGGCCGCCCATGTCTGA
- a CDS encoding sugar ABC transporter ATP-binding protein, translating to MNQDPILTLAGITKTFPGVRALHNVSLELYPGQVTALIGENGAGKSTLVKIMTGIYQPDEGQITVSGKALSLPTAHSAFEAGVTAIHQETVLFDELTVAENIYLGHAPRNRFGMIDWKTMRAESRKTLESMAAGIDPDIKLKELGIAKKHLVAVARALSIDAQVVIMDEPTAALSQKEIEELYVLIDLLKQDGKAILFISHKFDEIYRIADRFTVFRDGEQVGKGLIKDTKQSDIVKLMVGRSVDHIFPERKAEIGPMVLEAKGLSHPTEFADISFAVRKGEILGFYGLVGAGRSEVMQAVFGMTRPSHGALVLDGAVINPKSPADAVEAGIVYVPEERGKQGVITGEPIFMNVSLPSLQKTSRSGFLRMAEEFKLARTYTERLDLRASSLSQNVSTLSGGNQQKVVIAKWLATLPKVIILDEPTKGIDIGSKAAVHGFMAELVAQGLSVIMVSSELPEVMGMSDRIVVMREGRIVDTLDNKGLAPETLVRLAAGIAEEVAA from the coding sequence ATGAACCAAGACCCCATCCTCACTCTCGCCGGTATCACCAAGACGTTTCCCGGCGTGCGGGCGCTGCATAATGTGTCGCTGGAGCTCTATCCCGGCCAGGTGACCGCGCTGATTGGCGAAAACGGGGCCGGCAAGTCGACGCTGGTCAAGATCATGACGGGGATTTATCAACCCGATGAAGGCCAGATCACAGTATCGGGCAAGGCGCTGAGCCTGCCCACGGCGCATTCGGCGTTTGAAGCGGGCGTCACGGCGATCCATCAGGAAACCGTGCTGTTCGACGAGCTGACGGTGGCCGAAAACATCTATCTCGGCCATGCCCCGCGCAACCGGTTTGGCATGATCGACTGGAAGACCATGCGCGCTGAATCGCGCAAGACGCTGGAGTCGATGGCCGCGGGGATCGATCCCGATATCAAGCTCAAGGAATTGGGCATTGCCAAAAAGCACCTGGTCGCGGTGGCGCGGGCGCTGTCCATCGATGCGCAGGTCGTGATCATGGATGAGCCGACTGCGGCGCTGAGCCAGAAGGAGATCGAAGAGCTTTACGTGCTGATCGATCTGCTCAAGCAGGACGGCAAGGCGATCCTCTTCATCTCGCACAAATTCGATGAAATCTACCGCATTGCCGACCGTTTCACCGTGTTCCGCGATGGCGAGCAGGTGGGCAAGGGGCTGATCAAGGACACCAAGCAGAGCGACATCGTCAAGCTGATGGTCGGGCGCTCGGTCGATCATATTTTTCCCGAGCGCAAGGCCGAGATTGGTCCTATGGTGCTCGAGGCCAAGGGGCTGAGCCACCCAACCGAATTTGCCGATATTTCCTTTGCCGTTCGTAAGGGCGAAATCCTGGGCTTTTATGGCCTCGTCGGTGCGGGGCGCAGCGAAGTGATGCAGGCCGTGTTCGGCATGACGCGGCCGTCGCATGGCGCGCTGGTGCTGGATGGGGCGGTGATCAACCCCAAGTCTCCTGCCGATGCGGTCGAGGCGGGCATTGTTTATGTGCCCGAGGAGCGCGGCAAGCAGGGCGTGATCACGGGCGAACCGATTTTTATGAATGTCTCGCTGCCCTCGCTGCAAAAGACCTCGCGCTCCGGCTTCTTGCGCATGGCCGAGGAATTCAAGCTGGCGCGGACCTATACCGAGCGGCTGGACCTGCGCGCATCCTCGCTGAGCCAGAATGTGTCCACCCTGTCGGGCGGCAATCAGCAGAAAGTGGTGATCGCCAAATGGCTGGCAACGCTGCCCAAGGTGATCATTCTGGATGAGCCTACCAAGGGCATCGATATCGGCTCCAAGGCCGCGGTGCATGGCTTTATGGCCGAGCTGGTGGCGCAGGGGCTGAGCGTGATCATGGTGTCCTCGGAACTGCCCGAAGTGATGGGTATGAGCGACCGGATCGTAGTGATGCGCGAAGGGCGGATCGTGGACACATTGGACAATAAGGGGCTGGCCCCCGAAACGCTGGTGCGCCTGGCCGCCGGTATCGCCGAGGAAGTCGCAGCATGA
- the rhaS gene encoding rhamnose ABC transporter substrate-binding protein, with translation MKLLKVLAATTAVAVLLASPAFAQTRIALVVKSLGNGFFDAANKGAQEAAKELGDVEVIYTGPTAATAEAQIEVINSLIAQQVDAIAISANDPDALVPALQKAMQRGIKVISFDSGVAEAGRQIHLNPSDTNLIGETIIKLAADYLPEGGDVAILSAASTATNQNAWIEAAKAVLPEKFPNINLVATVYGDDDSVKSTDEAKGLIASYPNLKAIIAPTTVGVVAAAQVVTDQNLIGKINVTGLALPSEFKQFIDNGASQAVALWNPIDLGYSAIYLANDLIKGEEAKPGAVFSIGRVGEITLDDTNSAPMAAPFQFDKSNIEEFSKIY, from the coding sequence ATGAAACTGCTTAAAGTCCTGGCCGCGACCACTGCCGTAGCAGTGCTGCTCGCCAGCCCCGCTTTCGCCCAGACCCGCATCGCGCTGGTCGTCAAGTCGCTGGGTAACGGCTTCTTCGACGCCGCCAACAAGGGCGCCCAGGAAGCGGCCAAGGAACTGGGTGACGTCGAAGTCATCTATACGGGCCCAACCGCTGCCACTGCCGAAGCCCAGATCGAAGTCATCAACTCACTGATCGCTCAGCAGGTCGACGCCATCGCCATTTCGGCCAATGACCCGGACGCTCTGGTACCGGCATTGCAGAAGGCCATGCAGCGCGGCATCAAGGTGATCTCGTTTGATAGCGGCGTTGCCGAAGCCGGCCGCCAGATCCACCTCAACCCGTCCGACACCAATCTGATCGGCGAAACCATCATCAAGCTGGCGGCCGACTATCTGCCTGAAGGTGGCGACGTGGCGATCCTGTCGGCCGCCTCGACCGCGACCAACCAGAATGCCTGGATCGAAGCCGCCAAGGCCGTGCTGCCCGAGAAGTTCCCGAACATCAATCTGGTGGCAACCGTCTATGGCGACGATGACTCGGTGAAGTCGACCGACGAAGCCAAGGGCCTGATCGCATCCTACCCCAACCTCAAGGCTATCATTGCCCCGACCACGGTCGGCGTCGTGGCTGCCGCCCAGGTGGTGACCGACCAGAACCTGATCGGCAAGATCAACGTGACCGGCCTGGCTCTGCCGAGCGAATTCAAGCAGTTCATCGATAATGGCGCTTCGCAGGCCGTGGCTTTGTGGAACCCGATCGATCTGGGTTACTCGGCCATCTATCTGGCCAATGACCTGATCAAGGGCGAAGAAGCCAAGCCAGGTGCCGTGTTCTCGATCGGCCGCGTTGGCGAAATCACGCTGGACGACACCAACTCGGCCCCAATGGCCGCGCCGTTCCAGTTCGACAAGTCCAATATCGAAGAATTCTCCAAGATCTATTGA
- a CDS encoding DeoR/GlpR family DNA-binding transcription regulator gives MHETERHRVILAAVQARPVATVAELVDMTGTSEATIRRDIAALHVQGQLRRVRGGAEAVNPPEQGGLMGRPFSVNETINMNAKRAIARAAADLCRDGEPIIINGGTTTYQMVHHLTARRLSVFTNSFAIAEFLIQNSRNSVVIPGGTIYREQNVILSPFGGVVASHFYAKRMFIGCQGIGQHGLMEADPMIVQSELGLIGQADELIVLADSSKFSGRSSLILCGLDRITAVITDSGIRDADRQMLETAGVRLIVVETSAEAVRNSVA, from the coding sequence TTGCACGAAACCGAGCGCCACAGGGTCATTCTGGCCGCCGTCCAGGCACGGCCCGTCGCGACTGTCGCCGAGCTGGTGGATATGACCGGCACTTCGGAAGCGACAATCCGCCGCGACATTGCGGCTTTGCATGTGCAAGGCCAGCTGCGCCGGGTGCGCGGCGGCGCCGAAGCGGTCAATCCGCCCGAGCAGGGTGGGCTGATGGGCCGGCCCTTCTCGGTGAACGAAACCATCAACATGAACGCCAAGCGCGCCATTGCCCGCGCAGCGGCGGACCTGTGTCGGGATGGCGAGCCGATCATCATCAATGGCGGCACGACGACCTATCAGATGGTGCACCACCTGACAGCGCGGCGGCTGAGCGTGTTCACCAATTCCTTCGCCATAGCCGAATTCCTGATCCAGAATTCCCGCAATTCCGTGGTTATTCCCGGTGGCACCATCTATCGCGAGCAGAACGTCATCCTGTCGCCCTTTGGCGGTGTGGTGGCCTCCCATTTTTACGCCAAGCGCATGTTTATCGGCTGCCAGGGCATCGGCCAGCACGGCCTGATGGAAGCCGATCCGATGATCGTTCAATCCGAACTGGGCCTGATCGGCCAGGCGGATGAGCTGATCGTGCTGGCAGATTCATCCAAGTTTTCGGGCAGATCGAGCCTCATCCTGTGTGGGCTCGACCGAATAACCGCTGTCATCACCGACAGCGGCATCCGCGACGCAGATCGCCAAATGCTGGAAACGGCAGGCGTGCGGCTCATCGTCGTGGAAACCAGTGCTGAGGCCGTCCGAAATTCGGTGGCCTGA
- a CDS encoding bifunctional rhamnulose-1-phosphate aldolase/short-chain dehydrogenase translates to MSTTAPKRLANLWDDAKAASMSEPERLVYRSNLLGSDKRVTNYGGGNTSSKIWQKDPLTGQDVEVLWVKGSGGDSASIKLDGFSTLYMDKLRALKGLYRGVEFEDEMVGYLPHATFNLNPRAASIDTPLHAYVNRPFVDHMHPDAIIAIAASENSKELTKQIFGDTIGWLPWKKPGFELGLWLGKFCEENPNAKGLILESHGLFTWGDTPKECYETTIGIINQAIEWFEQQTEGKTIFGGEAVKSLPAEERRAIAAKLMPKIRGLISEDSHKLGHFDDSAAVLEFVNSKDLRPLAALGTSCPDHFLRTKIRPLVIEFDPADPDVDAVIAKIPEDIAAYRVDYQAYYDRCKHDNSPAVRDPNAVVYLMPGVGMFTFAKDKATARISGEFYVNAINVMRGASTVSTYVGLPEQEAFDIEYWLLEEAKLSRMPKPKSLAGQIALVTGGAGGIGKATAVRLLREGACVVLADIDETALAGATEELGKAFGADFVRPVIVNVTKEEAVISGFAHAVVEFGGLDILVSNAGLASSAPIEETTLELWNKNMDILSTGYFLVSREAFRLFRKQKIGGNVVFVASKNGLAASPNASAYCTAKAAEIHLARCLALEGASEQIRVNTVNPDAVLRGSKIWAGEWLEQRASTYKTDKDGLEEMYRERSMLKRSVFPEDIAEAIYFFASDASAKSTGNIINVDAGNAQSFTR, encoded by the coding sequence ATGTCCACCACCGCGCCCAAGCGCCTTGCGAACCTTTGGGATGACGCCAAGGCCGCCTCGATGAGCGAGCCCGAGCGCCTTGTTTACCGTTCCAACCTGCTCGGATCGGACAAGCGCGTCACCAATTACGGCGGCGGCAATACCTCTTCCAAAATCTGGCAAAAAGACCCACTGACCGGTCAGGACGTTGAAGTCCTCTGGGTCAAGGGTTCGGGCGGCGACAGCGCTTCGATCAAGCTCGATGGCTTTTCGACCCTCTATATGGACAAGCTGAGGGCCCTGAAGGGGCTCTATCGCGGCGTCGAGTTTGAAGACGAGATGGTGGGCTATCTCCCCCACGCCACGTTCAATCTGAACCCCCGCGCCGCTTCGATCGACACCCCGCTCCACGCCTATGTGAACCGCCCCTTCGTTGACCACATGCACCCGGACGCGATCATCGCTATCGCGGCGTCGGAGAATTCCAAGGAACTCACCAAGCAAATCTTTGGCGACACCATTGGCTGGCTGCCCTGGAAGAAGCCCGGCTTTGAGCTGGGTCTGTGGCTAGGCAAATTCTGCGAGGAAAACCCCAATGCCAAGGGCCTGATCCTTGAATCGCATGGCCTGTTCACCTGGGGCGACACGCCCAAGGAATGCTACGAAACCACGATCGGCATCATCAATCAGGCGATCGAGTGGTTCGAGCAGCAGACCGAAGGCAAGACGATCTTTGGTGGCGAAGCCGTCAAGTCATTGCCTGCGGAAGAGCGTCGCGCCATCGCTGCCAAGCTGATGCCGAAAATTCGCGGCCTTATCTCGGAAGACAGCCACAAGCTGGGCCATTTCGACGACAGCGCCGCCGTGCTGGAATTCGTCAATTCCAAGGACCTGCGCCCGTTGGCCGCCCTGGGCACCTCCTGCCCCGACCACTTCCTGCGCACCAAAATCCGTCCGCTGGTGATCGAGTTCGATCCGGCCGATCCCGATGTGGATGCGGTCATTGCAAAAATCCCTGAGGATATCGCCGCCTATCGCGTCGATTACCAGGCCTATTACGACCGCTGCAAACACGACAATTCGCCCGCCGTGCGCGACCCGAATGCCGTGGTTTACCTGATGCCGGGCGTGGGCATGTTCACCTTCGCCAAGGACAAGGCCACCGCCCGCATTTCCGGCGAGTTCTATGTCAACGCCATCAATGTGATGCGCGGCGCTTCGACCGTCTCCACCTATGTCGGCCTACCCGAGCAGGAAGCCTTCGACATCGAATATTGGCTGCTTGAAGAAGCCAAGCTCTCCCGCATGCCCAAGCCGAAGTCCCTGGCCGGTCAGATCGCCCTGGTCACCGGCGGCGCTGGAGGCATTGGCAAGGCCACTGCTGTCCGTCTCCTCCGTGAAGGCGCCTGCGTTGTCCTCGCCGATATCGACGAGACCGCTTTGGCCGGTGCAACCGAAGAGCTGGGCAAGGCATTCGGCGCTGATTTCGTCCGCCCCGTCATCGTCAACGTCACCAAGGAAGAGGCCGTTATCTCCGGCTTCGCCCATGCCGTGGTCGAATTCGGTGGCCTCGACATCCTGGTGTCCAATGCCGGCCTCGCCTCCTCGGCCCCGATCGAGGAGACCACGCTCGAGCTTTGGAACAAGAACATGGACATCCTGTCCACGGGCTATTTCCTGGTGAGCCGCGAAGCCTTCCGCCTATTCCGCAAGCAGAAGATCGGCGGCAATGTAGTGTTCGTCGCGTCCAAGAATGGCTTGGCCGCTTCCCCCAACGCTAGCGCCTATTGCACCGCCAAGGCCGCCGAAATCCATCTCGCCCGCTGCCTTGCCCTTGAAGGCGCCAGCGAGCAGATCCGCGTCAACACCGTCAATCCGGACGCCGTTTTGCGCGGCTCCAAGATTTGGGCCGGCGAATGGCTCGAGCAGCGCGCCTCGACCTACAAGACCGACAAGGACGGCCTCGAGGAAATGTACCGCGAGCGCTCCATGCTCAAGCGCTCCGTGTTCCCCGAGGACATCGCCGAAGCCATCTACTTCTTCGCCTCGGACGCCTCGGCCAAGTCCACCGGCAACATCATCAATGTCGACGCGGGCAACGCCCAGTCATTCACGCGGTAA
- the rhaI gene encoding L-rhamnose catabolism isomerase — MTDHIIDPSIIEAENADRVDDLHADYESLGERLDRRGIDIDTIKAKVAEFNVAVPSWGVGTGGTRFARFPGLGEPRDIFDKIEDCAVIAQLTQATNTVSLHIPWDKADPNRLKQAASRFSLGFDAMNSNTFSDAKGQLQSYKFGSLSSADAATRQQAIEHNLECIEIGKTIGSKALTVWIGDGSNFPGQTNFATQFEHYLDSMKAVYAELPDDWRIYTEHKMYEPAFYSTVVQDWGTNYIIAKELGDKAYCLVDLGHHAPNVNIEMIVSRLAQFGKLGGFHFNDSKYGDDDLDAGAIDPYRLFLVFNELVDAEARYADFHPAHMLDQSHNVTDPIESLMLSASDVQRAYAQALLVNRDALQGAQSANDALAATQELRHAYRTDVEPILAMARLEKGGAIDLLGTYRAAGYRAKVAEIRPAVEGGSGGIV, encoded by the coding sequence ATGACCGATCACATCATCGACCCGTCCATCATCGAAGCAGAAAATGCCGATCGCGTGGATGATCTGCATGCCGATTACGAAAGCCTGGGCGAGCGTCTGGACCGGCGCGGCATCGATATCGACACCATCAAGGCCAAGGTCGCCGAATTTAACGTGGCCGTTCCCTCCTGGGGCGTCGGCACCGGCGGCACCCGCTTTGCCCGCTTCCCGGGTCTGGGCGAGCCGCGCGACATCTTCGACAAGATCGAGGATTGCGCCGTCATCGCCCAGCTGACCCAGGCCACCAATACCGTTTCGCTGCATATCCCGTGGGACAAGGCCGATCCCAATCGCCTCAAGCAGGCGGCATCGCGCTTCAGCCTCGGCTTTGACGCGATGAATTCCAACACCTTCTCCGATGCCAAGGGCCAGTTGCAGTCCTACAAATTCGGCTCGCTCTCCTCCGCCGATGCGGCCACGCGCCAGCAGGCCATCGAGCACAATCTTGAATGCATCGAAATCGGCAAGACCATCGGCTCCAAGGCGCTGACCGTATGGATCGGCGATGGCTCGAACTTCCCCGGCCAGACCAATTTCGCCACCCAGTTCGAGCATTACCTCGACTCGATGAAGGCGGTTTATGCCGAGCTGCCAGATGACTGGCGCATCTATACCGAACACAAGATGTATGAGCCGGCCTTCTACTCCACCGTCGTGCAGGATTGGGGCACCAATTACATCATCGCCAAGGAGCTGGGCGACAAGGCCTATTGCCTGGTCGATCTGGGCCACCACGCGCCCAATGTGAACATCGAGATGATCGTCTCCCGCCTCGCCCAGTTCGGCAAGCTTGGCGGCTTCCATTTCAATGACAGCAAGTATGGCGACGACGACCTCGATGCCGGCGCCATCGATCCCTATCGCCTGTTCCTCGTGTTCAACGAACTGGTCGATGCCGAAGCGCGCTACGCGGATTTCCACCCCGCCCACATGCTCGATCAGTCGCATAACGTGACCGATCCGATCGAGTCGCTGATGCTGTCCGCTTCGGATGTGCAGCGGGCCTATGCGCAGGCGCTACTGGTTAACCGCGACGCCCTTCAAGGTGCACAGTCCGCTAACGATGCACTCGCCGCAACGCAGGAATTGCGTCACGCTTATCGCACCGATGTGGAGCCCATCCTGGCCATGGCCCGCCTCGAAAAAGGCGGCGCCATCGACCTGCTCGGCACCTACCGTGCTGCCGGCTACCGCGCCAAAGTCGCCGAAATCCGCCCCGCGGTCGAGGGTGGTTCTGGCGGCATCGTCTAA